The Watersipora subatra chromosome 1, tzWatSuba1.1, whole genome shotgun sequence genome has a window encoding:
- the LOC137385613 gene encoding protein GVQW3-like has protein sequence MNEVEEQRVCVKFCVKLGKSGAETLQMLRTAYGDSALKKTACYEWHKRFREGRTSTKDDDRMGRPATSRTTTATDLVRQQVMGDRRLTIREISAESGLAYGTCHLILTEDLGMRRISANMVPKLLTDDQKEKRVSCCIELKNALTQDPDFISKVVTGDESWVYGYDPETKSQSSQWKSPGSPRPKKARMSRSNVKTLLITFFDIRGVVHSEFLPHGQTVNQHVYKDILIRLRDSIRRKRRDLWLSSDWYLHYDNAHDGTSVFGKK, from the coding sequence ATGAATGAAGTAGAAGAGCAACGcgtttgtgtaaaattttgtgtaaaacttggaaAGTCCGGTGCTGAGACGCTCCAAATGTTACGGACAGCTTATGGAGACTCTGCCCTTAAGAAAACAGCCTGTTATGAATGGCACAAAAGATTTAGAGAGGGAAGAACAAGTACTAAAGATGATGACCGCATGGGCAGACCGGCAACTTCAAGGACCACAACTGCCACAGACCTTGTGAGGCAGCAGGTGATGGGAGATAGGCGATTGACTATACGGGAAATATCAGCAGAAAGTGGGCTTGCTTATGGTACATGTCATCTTATTCTCACTGAAGATTTAGGCATGAGAAGGATCTCTGCAAATATGGTACCCAAACTGCTCACTGacgaccaaaaagaaaaaagagttaGCTGTTGTATCGAACTAAAAAATGCTTTAACACAAGATCCTGactttatttcaaaagttgtgACTGGGGATGAAAGTTGGGTCTATGGTTATGACCCAGAGACCAAATCACAAAGTTCTCAATGGAAATCCCCTGGCTCTCCTAGGCCTAAAAAAGCTAGAATGTCTCGCTCAAATGTAAAAAcgctgctgataacatttttcGACATTAGAGGTGTGGTACACTCTGAATTTCTGCCACATGGTCAAACTGTGAATCAGCATGTGTACAAAGACATTCTGATAAGACTTAGAGACAGTATCAGAAGGAAACGTCGAGATTTGTGGCTCTCAAGTGACTGGTACCTACACTATGACAATGCTCATGATGGTACGTCagtatttggcaaaaaataa